A window from Montipora capricornis isolate CH-2021 chromosome 7, ASM3666992v2, whole genome shotgun sequence encodes these proteins:
- the LOC138056251 gene encoding uncharacterized protein, which produces MCKETLNHICDELAPETSRQNTRFRRAIPTRQRVAVALWRLATNVEYRTISHLFGIGRSTACGIVHDVCRAIVQTLLPIYIQLPQGERLDETIRGFERIKRFAQVGGVIDGCHIPIIAPEEHHEDYHNRKGYHSIILQGVVDPKYCFTDVFIGWPGRVHDARVLANSPLYGLGQNGTLFPPDKTEVINGVTIPVVIIGDAAYPLLEWLMKPYADNGRLTPSQRAFNNNLSSTRMAVEIAFGRLKGRWRILLKRLDMKTQNVPLAVGACCTLHNICEIHGEAFDDNWWPNDNDDDDDLDDDGDDGVAVAALHPAVAMRNAISLNF; this is translated from the coding sequence ATGTGTAAGGAAACCTTAAACCACATTTGCGatgagcttgctcctgaaacatcTCGGCAAAATACAAGATTTCGGAGAGCTATACCTACGCGCCAAAGGGTTGCTGTTGCACTATGGAGGCTTGCCACAAATGTAGAGTATCGAACAATCAGCCACTTATTTGGCATTGGAAGATCTACGGCTTGTGGTATTGTGCACGATGTTTGTAGAGCCATTGTTCAAACTCTTCTTCCAATATACATTCAACTGCCCCAAGGAGAGCGCCTTGATGAAACTATTCGTGGCTTTGAGAGAATTAAGAGATTTGCTCAAGTTGGTGGAGTAATCGATGGTTGTCATATTCCTATCATAGCCCCGGAGGAACATCATGAAGATTACCACAACAGAAAGGGGTACCATTCAATTATCTTACAAGGTGTTGTGGATCCAAAATACTGCTTTACCGATGTATTCATTGGTTGGCCTGGACGAGTACATGATGCTAGGGTGCTGGCGAATTCTCCCCTTTACGGTCTTGGCCAAAATGGAACTCTTTTTCCACCCGACAAAACTGAAGTCATAAATGGTGTAACGATTCCTGTTGTCATAATTGGCGATGCAGCGTATCCTTTACTGGAATGGCTCATGAAACCGTATGCAGATAATGGCCGGCTGACCCCAAGTCAGAGAGCCTTCAATAACAACCTAAGCAGCACCCGAATGGCCGTGGAAATTGCATTTGGGCGACTCAAAGGACGCTGGAGGATTTTGCTTAAGCGCCTAGACATGAAAACACAGAATGTTCCATTGGCAGTGGGCGCATGTTGTACCCTTCACAACATTTGTGAGATTCACGGTGAGGCATTTGATGACAACTGGTGGccaaatgataatgatgatgatgacgatttgGATGATGATGGGGATGATGGTGTAGCAGTTGCAGCCCTCCATCCAGCAGTAGCAATGCGAAATGCCATCTCTTTAAACTTTTGA
- the LOC138056253 gene encoding zinc finger and SCAN domain-containing protein 29-like: MAASGVSFVAGKTQNWGFVETKTLICLWAEEDIQRQLASMGRKKNIWEGIAMKLQESGYSRSGDQCKTRMHNLQQKYKKVKTLNNTSGQGKNSSPFYEEIDKVLGHKPSINPLSTLSSAAGGSSSSSDNTLVGCTGNRICVVECRRLG, from the coding sequence atggcggccagtgGCGTTTCTTTCGTCGCTGGGAAAACACAAAACTGGGGCTTTGTTGAGACGAAAACACTCATCTGTCTTTGGGCAGAAGAAGATATTCAACGCCAGCTCGCATCCATGGGTcgtaagaaaaacatttgggaaGGCATAGCCATGAAACTTCAAGAAAGCGGCTACAGTCGAAGCGGCGACCAATGCAAGACCAGGATGCACAACTTGCAGCAGAAATACAAGAAGGTTAAAACACTCAACAATACCTCGGGTCAAGGAAAAAACTCTTCTCCTTTCTATGAGGAAATAGATAAAGTGCTCGGTCACAAACCCAGTATAAATCCACTGTCAACACTGTCGTCAGCTGCGGGTGGATCGTCAAGCAGTAGTGACAACACGTTGGTTGGATGCACTGGAAACCGAATCTGTGTTGTCGAGTGTCGACGGCTTGGATGA